A genomic segment from Alteribacillus bidgolensis encodes:
- a CDS encoding sodium:solute symporter family protein, with product MSWYITYTIIYFLIMFAFGFYYYTKVKTSDNYLIANWSMGFWSITGTMISTACGAAVFIGWVGMGFNVGIAGYFQFAFPAMIITLLLFYFFASPLRRQKLYTIADLFSERFGKQAGIIPSVLSAIIYSVPTLALQIVGMTTVFTIAFGLNDSTGMLLGFAMVLGFTILGGLPATIITDALQSIILVVGITTLFVSSIFYGGGIGNVLSETPAEYLTPLGNVGLSGVLLFALSVGPFYLVWQSTWQRIFASKDEKVAKKAGVTSVLIILLISILPYSIGVMARQYVPNDLNPDLIFSYVTVELLHPAIGGIILVGLLAALMTGATSFILQGSSNLTRDMYQRLFDPNASEKRLMTASRLSVVIISILGLIVAFNMSDIITTYEWALRIIGATLVIPFLAAMFWRGVTKKGVLASMVAAMIGTILHPFLNIPIEHTIFGLGLSLITLVVISLLSEHSDEEQVKALYWEVLQSNSRGEEEKNEPISKVK from the coding sequence TTTTTAATCATGTTTGCTTTTGGATTCTATTATTACACGAAAGTAAAGACATCAGATAATTACCTGATTGCCAATTGGAGTATGGGCTTTTGGTCAATTACCGGCACAATGATTAGTACCGCTTGTGGTGCTGCTGTATTTATTGGATGGGTCGGTATGGGCTTTAATGTAGGAATTGCAGGTTATTTTCAATTTGCTTTTCCTGCCATGATTATTACCCTATTGTTGTTTTATTTCTTTGCTAGTCCTCTGAGACGTCAGAAACTTTATACTATTGCTGATCTTTTTAGCGAAAGATTTGGAAAGCAAGCCGGTATTATTCCTTCCGTGCTTTCTGCCATTATTTACTCTGTTCCGACATTAGCTTTACAGATTGTCGGTATGACAACTGTATTTACTATTGCCTTCGGGTTAAATGATTCCACTGGTATGCTGCTTGGCTTTGCTATGGTGTTGGGATTTACGATCCTCGGCGGTTTGCCTGCTACTATCATTACTGATGCACTGCAAAGTATCATACTAGTCGTAGGAATCACTACCTTATTTGTTTCGAGTATTTTTTATGGCGGTGGTATTGGGAATGTTTTATCAGAGACTCCTGCAGAGTATTTAACCCCCTTAGGAAACGTAGGATTATCTGGCGTTTTACTATTCGCTCTTTCTGTCGGCCCCTTTTATCTCGTTTGGCAATCAACGTGGCAAAGAATATTCGCATCCAAAGATGAAAAAGTCGCCAAGAAAGCTGGTGTCACCAGTGTTTTGATTATTTTACTCATATCCATACTGCCTTACTCCATTGGAGTTATGGCCCGTCAATATGTGCCTAATGATTTAAACCCCGATTTAATTTTCTCCTATGTAACGGTTGAGCTGCTTCATCCAGCTATCGGCGGGATCATCCTTGTGGGCCTTTTAGCTGCTTTGATGACAGGGGCAACTTCTTTTATCTTACAAGGAAGTTCCAACCTGACAAGAGACATGTACCAACGCTTATTTGATCCAAATGCATCAGAAAAAAGATTAATGACAGCTTCTAGACTATCGGTTGTTATTATTTCTATTTTAGGTTTAATTGTAGCTTTCAATATGTCCGATATTATAACAACTTACGAATGGGCTCTCCGTATCATTGGTGCAACGCTTGTGATCCCGTTTTTAGCAGCTATGTTCTGGAGAGGAGTAACCAAAAAAGGGGTCTTGGCAAGTATGGTTGCAGCTATGATAGGAACCATCCTCCATCCTTTTTTAAACATCCCGATAGAACACACGATATTTGGTCTTGGTCTGTCCCTTATCACTCTTGTCGTCATCAGCTTATTGTCAGAACATTCAGATGAAGAACAGGTAAAAGCGTTATATTGGGAAGTTCTTCAATCGAACAGCCGTGGAGAAGAAGAAAAGAACGAGCCTATAAGCAAAGTAAAATAA
- a CDS encoding amidohydrolase produces MNTLIINANIYTMNPQQPQAKAMLIENGVIKKLWNKGGTDEIIVEAGSDTPVIDAKGQLMLPGFIDTHNHLIMYAQNKNEANCSASNCESIQDIQQKLIEQKRMTSPSDWVIGWGYDDTLLKENRHPVREELDDVIPHQPAIIKHISGHFMVANTKALEAAGITETEEDPQGGHFGRYSNGILNGILHEVGAIQRLVAYLPEKSEDILLEELKAGAKDYIREGITTSTEAAVGIFSAKKELPLLVQALEEGHLPFDLRLMIMEDALQFEGKDYKDDVKALDQLLKNKSNGRMGIDSVKFFQDGSIQLRTAALSDPYIGTTEHGMLVFEQEDFNKKVRKYHDQKVRVSSHGNGDQAIHSILEAYKKAQDENPHPHANHRVEHAQTIQDIDLELAAAYNFPLSFFINHIYYWGDRHRDIFLGKQRAEQMNPLRKAEKFGILFTLHSDCPITPISPLFSIWAACCRQTRNGDVLGENQCLSVEKAVETMTIDGARLNGEENMKGSLAPGKIADFITLDKNIFEADPMQIRDASVTATWKNGQLIYEKEKTFETL; encoded by the coding sequence TTGAATACATTAATCATTAACGCCAATATCTATACTATGAACCCTCAGCAGCCTCAAGCTAAAGCGATGTTAATTGAAAATGGCGTCATAAAAAAGCTTTGGAATAAAGGTGGAACCGATGAGATTATAGTAGAAGCGGGTTCAGATACTCCTGTTATTGATGCAAAAGGACAATTGATGCTCCCAGGGTTTATTGATACACATAACCACTTAATTATGTATGCGCAAAACAAAAACGAAGCCAATTGTTCTGCTTCCAATTGCGAATCTATCCAGGACATTCAACAAAAACTCATCGAACAAAAGCGAATGACTTCACCATCAGACTGGGTGATTGGCTGGGGATATGATGATACATTGTTAAAAGAAAACCGCCATCCGGTCAGGGAGGAGTTAGACGATGTTATTCCCCATCAACCGGCTATTATTAAGCATATATCCGGACACTTTATGGTGGCGAACACAAAAGCTTTAGAAGCTGCAGGTATAACGGAAACGGAAGAAGATCCACAAGGAGGGCATTTCGGCCGATATTCTAATGGCATCTTAAACGGCATTCTACACGAAGTTGGAGCCATTCAACGATTAGTAGCCTATTTACCTGAAAAATCAGAAGACATATTATTAGAAGAACTAAAAGCAGGGGCAAAAGACTATATCCGTGAAGGCATTACAACGAGCACAGAGGCTGCCGTCGGTATCTTCTCCGCTAAAAAAGAGCTCCCCCTGCTTGTACAAGCACTAGAAGAAGGTCATCTTCCCTTTGACCTTCGGTTAATGATCATGGAAGATGCTCTTCAGTTCGAAGGTAAAGATTATAAAGATGATGTCAAAGCGCTAGATCAATTATTAAAGAATAAAAGTAATGGCCGTATGGGCATAGATAGCGTTAAATTTTTTCAAGACGGATCGATCCAATTGCGCACGGCAGCGTTAAGCGATCCCTATATAGGAACAACCGAGCATGGAATGCTTGTGTTCGAGCAAGAAGATTTTAATAAAAAGGTAAGAAAATATCATGATCAAAAAGTTCGGGTAAGTTCTCATGGCAACGGGGATCAAGCTATTCATTCTATCTTGGAAGCTTATAAAAAAGCACAGGATGAAAATCCTCATCCTCATGCAAATCACCGCGTAGAGCATGCCCAAACGATACAGGATATTGATTTAGAGCTTGCTGCTGCCTATAACTTTCCTTTGTCCTTTTTCATCAATCATATCTACTATTGGGGCGATAGACACAGGGATATCTTTCTAGGAAAACAGCGCGCAGAGCAAATGAATCCTTTACGTAAAGCAGAAAAGTTTGGTATATTATTTACCCTGCACTCTGACTGTCCGATCACGCCGATTTCTCCATTATTCTCCATCTGGGCAGCCTGCTGCCGTCAAACACGCAATGGAGATGTATTAGGGGAAAACCAATGTCTCTCGGTAGAAAAAGCAGTCGAAACCATGACCATCGACGGGGCACGATTAAATGGTGAAGAGAACATGAAAGGCAGTCTGGCACCAGGAAAGATCGCAGACTTTATCACTCTTGATAAAAACATTTTTGAAGCGGATCCCATGCAGATACGAGACGCCTCTGTCACAGCCACTTGGAAAAATGGGCAGCTAATCTATGAAAAAGAAAAAACATTTGAAACGTTATAA
- the pta gene encoding phosphate acetyltransferase encodes MNILFSEIIENVRNAYPTIVFPEGEDERVLQAAYQLDIEKLIRPVLIGREKELIKKWKDLFSSIPETVKVCDPQTCPQLNTYRDAMYDKRKSKMTKAEAENLIQEPNYFGMMLLERGEVNGFVGGAQYATRDILKPAMQLIKTKPSVKRISSYFVMLKEKTVYFFADCAVNVSPQSRDLAEIANLTACSTEMFNINPRVAFLSYSTNGSAQSEETAVVHEAVRIFKQNYPKWPVDGEIQFDAAIIPEIAQKKSPYSPLQGNANVFVFPNLDAANIAYKITQRLGGFQALGPILQGLNKPVNDLSRGCSSTDIYYMALITGLQCIEQHQAELGKSVQ; translated from the coding sequence ATGAATATATTATTTTCCGAAATTATTGAAAATGTACGCAATGCGTATCCGACGATTGTTTTTCCAGAAGGGGAAGACGAACGTGTTCTTCAAGCAGCGTATCAATTAGATATAGAAAAGCTCATTCGTCCTGTGTTAATTGGACGGGAAAAAGAATTGATAAAAAAATGGAAGGACTTGTTCTCATCTATACCCGAAACGGTAAAAGTCTGTGATCCGCAAACATGTCCCCAACTCAACACGTATAGAGATGCAATGTATGATAAACGCAAATCTAAAATGACAAAAGCAGAGGCAGAGAATCTCATCCAAGAGCCAAATTACTTTGGAATGATGCTCTTAGAACGCGGGGAAGTAAATGGATTTGTCGGAGGGGCACAGTATGCGACCCGTGATATTTTAAAACCAGCCATGCAGCTTATTAAGACGAAGCCTTCTGTCAAACGGATAAGCAGCTATTTTGTTATGTTGAAAGAAAAAACGGTTTACTTTTTTGCAGATTGTGCAGTAAATGTTTCTCCGCAAAGTCGGGATTTAGCTGAAATTGCTAATCTTACCGCTTGTTCTACTGAAATGTTTAATATAAATCCGCGCGTTGCATTTTTAAGCTATTCTACGAATGGATCTGCTCAATCGGAAGAGACAGCAGTGGTCCATGAAGCTGTCCGTATATTTAAACAGAACTATCCTAAGTGGCCTGTGGACGGAGAAATTCAATTTGATGCAGCCATCATCCCTGAAATTGCTCAAAAAAAATCGCCTTACTCCCCTTTGCAAGGCAACGCCAATGTATTTGTTTTCCCCAACCTTGATGCTGCGAACATAGCGTATAAAATCACACAGAGGTTAGGAGGTTTTCAGGCATTGGGCCCGATTCTCCAAGGCTTAAATAAGCCAGTCAATGATCTTTCTAGAGGGTGCAGCAGCACTGACATCTACTACATGGCTCTCATTACGGGGTTACAGTGTATCGAACAACATCAGGCTGAATTAGGTAAGAGTGTACAATGA
- a CDS encoding beta-propeller fold lactonase family protein, whose translation MKKRMVVFVIFFLVILTSVSACTGEDEKIAGPTGNPEENDEVRQASGGPYKEALVYVNNKDSNNLQVIHPTTHEVVRNIDVGEKPTYNEISPKGNNVYVVNSKSEDVSIIDAKTAEVIKTIPVGKTPKGINFTPDGKWVYVVNEGDNTVTVIDNESMEKTSTIDVGESPHNGVASVDSSTFYVTNTGSDSISVIDTASQQVTNTIKEVEGSPHNINITPDGKTLLVTLTQTSEVGVVDIKDAEMSEVIPVGTGHHVLDVTKDGKYAYVGNIGTNFVSVIDISAEKEIKQIEVGKGPHGIIVSANGDAVYAAISGENKVTVIDRKTNEVVDNIDVDSFPFFISTLESHSLDKKRTDN comes from the coding sequence ATGAAGAAACGAATGGTTGTTTTTGTTATCTTTTTTCTTGTAATACTTACCAGCGTTTCAGCATGTACAGGAGAAGATGAAAAGATTGCTGGGCCAACGGGTAACCCAGAAGAGAACGATGAAGTGAGACAGGCTTCAGGTGGACCTTATAAAGAAGCACTGGTATATGTTAATAATAAAGATTCAAACAATCTTCAAGTTATCCATCCGACTACACATGAAGTTGTTCGTAATATAGATGTAGGAGAAAAACCGACTTATAACGAAATCAGCCCAAAAGGAAATAATGTGTATGTCGTCAACAGTAAATCTGAAGATGTCTCGATTATCGATGCAAAAACAGCGGAAGTAATCAAAACTATTCCGGTTGGAAAGACGCCAAAAGGTATTAATTTTACTCCAGATGGAAAATGGGTGTATGTTGTTAACGAAGGAGATAACACTGTTACAGTGATTGATAATGAGTCGATGGAAAAAACATCAACCATTGATGTCGGCGAGTCCCCCCATAACGGTGTAGCAAGCGTTGATAGCAGCACGTTTTACGTCACAAATACTGGATCCGACTCTATTTCAGTGATTGACACTGCGTCTCAACAGGTGACCAATACAATTAAAGAAGTAGAAGGATCTCCTCACAATATAAATATTACTCCAGACGGAAAAACTCTGCTCGTTACCTTGACACAAACGAGTGAGGTTGGGGTGGTGGATATAAAGGATGCTGAAATGTCTGAAGTTATTCCTGTAGGAACCGGACATCACGTGTTAGATGTCACCAAGGATGGAAAATATGCGTATGTGGGAAATATCGGGACCAACTTTGTCTCGGTCATTGACATTTCAGCGGAAAAAGAAATAAAGCAAATTGAGGTTGGAAAGGGGCCTCACGGTATAATCGTTTCAGCAAACGGCGATGCTGTTTATGCTGCTATCAGCGGTGAAAATAAGGTCACCGTCATTGACAGAAAAACAAACGAAGTAGTCGACAATATAGATGTTGATTCATTTCCTTTCTTTATAAGTACTTTAGAAAGCCACTCTTTAGACAAAAAGAGAACAGATAATTAA
- a CDS encoding anti-sigma factor, producing the protein MENKCENLSLYIIDELSENEKELFEQHLQTCSHCKKEVDSFKGVWQTLSNDIEEAEVPETLKQEVMEFIFAENETSKQTHTTKDKKHHLLTRIKETLTKNFSPISAGIAILLVIGMIGLFWSNLQLKDTITTLENEEADPAQIITTYALQGEDAAVSANGTAYLIQEGSSTSLVINLNNMPTVKEEEVYQVWLLKNGNRQNAGTLKPNENGNGLITYRLPKNQSFDDIGITLEPTPYNTQPQGQKVLGTS; encoded by the coding sequence ATGGAAAATAAATGCGAAAACCTGTCTTTATATATTATCGATGAGCTTAGCGAGAATGAAAAAGAACTATTTGAACAGCACCTTCAAACATGCAGTCACTGTAAAAAGGAAGTAGATTCTTTTAAGGGTGTTTGGCAGACGCTTTCTAATGATATAGAAGAAGCAGAGGTTCCTGAAACGCTGAAACAAGAAGTCATGGAATTTATTTTTGCAGAAAACGAAACATCGAAACAGACTCATACTACGAAAGATAAAAAACACCATTTATTAACACGAATAAAAGAAACTTTAACGAAAAATTTCTCGCCAATATCTGCTGGGATTGCCATACTTTTAGTCATTGGTATGATCGGACTGTTCTGGAGCAATCTCCAATTAAAAGATACCATAACAACTTTAGAAAACGAAGAAGCTGATCCAGCTCAAATAATCACAACTTATGCTTTACAAGGGGAGGATGCGGCAGTTTCAGCAAATGGTACTGCCTACCTTATTCAAGAAGGTAGTAGTACTAGTCTTGTAATAAACCTAAACAATATGCCAACTGTAAAAGAGGAGGAAGTCTATCAAGTTTGGTTGTTGAAGAATGGAAATCGGCAAAATGCAGGTACGTTAAAACCAAATGAAAACGGTAATGGTCTAATTACCTATCGTCTACCAAAAAATCAATCATTTGATGATATTGGCATCACGTTAGAACCGACTCCATATAATACCCAGCCGCAAGGCCAAAAAGTGCTGGGAACTTCGTAA
- a CDS encoding RNA polymerase sigma factor, translated as MKRKTDEELTKLIVQNHRPALEELYDRYVKLIYSFSLKMTKGNTEKTKEIVQHVFLRLWTTKQTYNSTKGQFANWLLTITRNIAIDLIRSDRKHKGIIQLEPHEWRQIQDYETEDIVQQVSLKQQIREAKQSLSPSQQHLLHLVYWEGYSLREIAQMENKPLGTIKSRLHQTLKKLRHYFSEDIGGVRHGK; from the coding sequence TTGAAACGGAAAACGGATGAAGAACTTACCAAATTAATTGTGCAAAACCACCGTCCAGCACTTGAAGAACTGTATGATCGGTATGTAAAGCTTATCTACAGTTTTTCCTTAAAAATGACGAAAGGCAATACAGAAAAAACAAAAGAAATTGTCCAACATGTCTTTCTCCGGCTTTGGACAACAAAACAAACGTACAACTCCACGAAAGGACAATTTGCAAACTGGCTTCTTACCATTACTCGCAACATCGCGATTGATCTTATTCGAAGCGACCGAAAACATAAAGGGATCATTCAATTAGAGCCTCATGAATGGAGGCAAATACAAGATTACGAGACAGAAGATATTGTCCAGCAAGTTTCTTTGAAACAGCAAATTCGTGAAGCCAAACAGTCACTCTCTCCGTCTCAACAGCATCTTCTTCATTTAGTATACTGGGAAGGTTACTCCTTACGAGAAATTGCTCAAATGGAAAATAAGCCGCTTGGTACAATTAAAAGCAGGCTGCATCAAACTCTAAAAAAACTGCGCCATTATTTCAGCGAAGACATAGGAGGGGTTCGCCATGGAAAATAA
- a CDS encoding COG4315 family predicted lipoprotein produces MNILSLLSALLLAGVFLGACGIEEVEENPNSDQVEVSKKEMESSTEKAAEKSSSLELMEHQSVGDFLTDADGRALYYFANDEPGTSNCSGECLENWPPFYAEHLNDVPQNFNKDDFGTITREDTEDKQTTYKGYPLYYFVKDESPGDVHGQGVKDLWYIVNSDTTFK; encoded by the coding sequence ATGAACATTTTGAGTTTGTTATCTGCATTGCTATTAGCCGGGGTATTCCTTGGAGCATGCGGTATTGAAGAAGTCGAGGAGAATCCAAATTCAGATCAGGTAGAAGTATCGAAAAAAGAGATGGAGAGTAGTACCGAAAAAGCAGCTGAAAAATCTTCTTCTTTAGAATTAATGGAACATCAAAGTGTTGGTGATTTTCTTACGGACGCCGATGGCCGAGCACTTTATTACTTTGCAAATGATGAACCAGGTACTTCAAACTGCAGTGGTGAATGTCTTGAAAACTGGCCGCCTTTCTATGCAGAACACTTAAATGACGTTCCCCAAAACTTCAACAAAGATGACTTCGGTACGATCACTCGAGAAGATACAGAAGATAAACAAACAACGTATAAAGGTTATCCGCTTTACTACTTTGTTAAAGATGAATCCCCAGGTGATGTTCACGGTCAAGGTGTTAAAGATCTCTGGTATATAGTTAACAGTGACACAACGTTTAAATAA
- a CDS encoding YeiH family protein has protein sequence MQPQQYEMKETYHEPSGRTDNKKSYRFLQWSGGIAFTFFIALLGVGLSNITGFDRVGPLACAILIAIVCRQIWEYPEKIRKGIEFSSKKLLRYAIVLYGLQLNIAVIFSQGLPLLVRGAGTIIFAVLAMVFIAKWLKADFNLSLLLGVGTGVCGAAAIAAVSPIIKSKEEDTAIGVGIIALTGTIFALLYTVLQPILPLTEEEYGIWSGISLHEIAHVALAAAPAGEDALAIALLAKLGRVFLLIPLCFILMYWMKKQNKSESGQAKMDFPWFLIGFIVMSLVGSYVIGPYLQIPTYVIDGVSDLSTFILTMAMVGLGLNVNFKALRTKALLPFIAMTIVSILLALLTFTVV, from the coding sequence ATGCAGCCACAACAATATGAAATGAAGGAAACTTATCATGAGCCATCCGGACGTACGGACAACAAGAAATCTTATCGTTTTTTACAGTGGAGCGGAGGAATTGCATTTACGTTTTTCATTGCTCTTCTAGGTGTTGGTTTATCCAATATTACAGGGTTTGATCGGGTAGGTCCGCTTGCTTGTGCCATATTAATTGCGATTGTCTGTCGGCAAATTTGGGAGTATCCAGAAAAAATTCGAAAGGGTATCGAATTTTCGTCTAAAAAGCTGCTCAGGTACGCTATTGTACTTTATGGGTTGCAATTAAATATTGCGGTCATTTTTAGTCAAGGCCTGCCTTTGTTAGTTCGGGGGGCGGGTACTATAATTTTTGCGGTTCTTGCCATGGTATTCATTGCTAAATGGTTGAAAGCGGACTTTAATTTGTCTCTTCTTCTAGGTGTCGGAACGGGGGTATGCGGAGCGGCTGCCATTGCTGCTGTATCACCGATTATAAAATCAAAAGAAGAGGATACAGCGATTGGAGTAGGGATTATTGCATTAACCGGCACCATTTTCGCTCTTCTTTATACCGTCCTGCAGCCTATTTTACCACTTACGGAGGAAGAGTACGGCATATGGTCTGGAATAAGTTTACACGAAATTGCTCATGTAGCATTAGCTGCAGCACCTGCAGGAGAAGATGCCTTAGCGATCGCTCTTTTAGCAAAGCTAGGACGTGTTTTCCTATTGATTCCACTCTGTTTTATTTTGATGTATTGGATGAAAAAGCAAAACAAGAGTGAAAGCGGGCAAGCAAAAATGGATTTTCCTTGGTTTCTCATTGGCTTTATTGTAATGAGTCTGGTTGGAAGCTATGTTATTGGTCCTTATTTGCAAATTCCAACGTATGTGATAGACGGAGTTTCTGACCTGTCTACGTTTATTCTCACGATGGCAATGGTAGGGCTGGGTTTGAATGTTAATTTTAAGGCACTGCGTACAAAAGCATTACTTCCTTTCATAGCTATGACAATTGTTTCCATACTGCTGGCCCTCCTTACGTTTACTGTTGTTTAA
- a CDS encoding YitT family protein, with protein sequence MKQRVSDIFIIIIGTFIFAIGINYFAIPNTLSEGGVIGITIITYYLFGWSPGIVNLILNLLLVAIGYKFFTIKTTIYTMIAIIFMSLFLEITYGWGEELNDDSLLAAMFAGLFVGIGLGMIFRAGGTSGGATTLAKLCNKLLGWSIGKAMLVIDIAVILMSAFVIGKEKAMYTLIAVFVGAKVIDKIVEGANERTAVMIISKYQEEVLDELINRMGRGVTILEGRGGYTKDVRKILYIVINKREIVQLRRIIEQIDEDAYVTTSNVQEIFKRGYKEA encoded by the coding sequence ATGAAACAAAGAGTCAGCGATATTTTTATTATAATAATAGGAACATTTATATTTGCAATCGGTATAAATTATTTCGCTATTCCAAACACGTTGTCTGAAGGTGGCGTAATCGGAATAACCATCATTACTTATTATCTATTTGGCTGGTCGCCTGGAATAGTCAATTTGATTTTGAATCTTTTGCTGGTAGCAATTGGCTACAAATTTTTTACGATTAAGACAACCATTTATACCATGATTGCTATCATTTTTATGTCTCTCTTTTTAGAAATTACATATGGGTGGGGGGAAGAATTAAATGACGATAGTTTGCTCGCCGCTATGTTTGCTGGATTATTTGTCGGTATTGGGCTTGGAATGATTTTTCGAGCTGGGGGTACATCGGGGGGAGCAACGACTTTAGCTAAATTATGTAATAAGCTTTTAGGTTGGAGCATTGGGAAAGCCATGCTCGTTATTGATATAGCAGTCATTTTAATGTCTGCCTTTGTTATTGGAAAAGAAAAAGCTATGTATACATTGATTGCTGTGTTTGTTGGTGCGAAAGTCATTGACAAAATTGTGGAGGGTGCAAATGAGCGTACCGCCGTAATGATTATTTCCAAATATCAAGAAGAAGTTCTCGATGAACTGATAAATAGAATGGGACGCGGTGTTACCATCTTAGAAGGACGAGGAGGCTATACGAAGGACGTCCGGAAAATTCTTTATATCGTCATTAATAAACGCGAAATTGTTCAACTCCGCCGCATCATTGAGCAGATTGATGAAGATGCATATGTCACAACGAGCAATGTACAAGAAATCTTTAAAAGGGGTTATAAAGAAGCCTAG